The following are encoded together in the Sandaracinaceae bacterium genome:
- a CDS encoding DUF4388 domain-containing protein — protein MTPPPPSRPARAFALRFISGKYQGGEFPLPENGEVVVGRSGELDMVLVEDMVSRRHAKITVTNGQIFIQDLGSTNGSFVNGERIKRSKLSEGDRVLIGTSIIKVVATEGAATMREAKAALEDVAAGKRTSQVRTMTGSIAEVPLPDLLQLFAASKKSGTLVVRTETDVGKLHLDKGRVHFAAVNDHYDVPPEKSFYRILTWEDGTFDMEQPEEREFPSQIEMSTEGLLMEAMRQLDEVKRLGPELPPHSAQLEMCSPLIPPLRELTPDQLDILQIAHNYSRVETVLNKSLAGDVRTSELIVKLIKTGYLKVI, from the coding sequence ATGACGCCGCCGCCGCCCTCGCGGCCCGCCCGTGCCTTTGCACTCCGCTTCATCTCCGGGAAGTATCAAGGTGGCGAATTCCCGTTGCCTGAGAACGGTGAGGTCGTGGTCGGTCGCTCCGGTGAGCTGGACATGGTCCTGGTGGAGGACATGGTCTCGCGCCGCCACGCCAAGATCACCGTCACCAACGGGCAGATCTTCATCCAGGACCTGGGGTCCACCAACGGCAGCTTCGTGAACGGCGAGCGCATCAAGCGCTCGAAGCTCTCCGAGGGCGACCGGGTGCTCATCGGCACCAGCATCATCAAGGTGGTGGCCACCGAGGGTGCAGCCACCATGCGCGAGGCCAAGGCCGCGCTCGAAGACGTGGCCGCCGGCAAGCGCACCTCGCAGGTGCGCACCATGACCGGCTCCATCGCCGAGGTGCCGCTCCCGGACCTGCTGCAGCTGTTCGCGGCCAGCAAGAAGAGCGGCACGCTGGTGGTGCGCACCGAGACCGACGTGGGCAAGCTGCACCTCGACAAGGGGCGCGTGCACTTCGCGGCGGTCAACGACCACTACGACGTCCCGCCCGAGAAGAGCTTCTACCGCATCCTCACCTGGGAGGACGGCACCTTCGACATGGAGCAGCCCGAGGAGCGCGAGTTCCCGAGCCAGATCGAGATGAGCACCGAAGGGCTGCTCATGGAGGCCATGCGCCAGCTGGACGAGGTGAAGCGCCTGGGCCCCGAGCTCCCGCCGCACAGCGCCCAGCTCGAGATGTGCTCACCGCTCATTCCGCCGCTGCGTGAACTGACGCCCGACCAGCTGGATATCCTGCAGATCGCGCACAACTACTCGCGCGTGGAGACGGTGCTCAACAAGAGCCTGGCGGGGGACGTGCGGACCAGCGAGCTGATCGTGAAGCTGATCAAGACGGGGTACCTGAAGGTCATCTGA